Proteins encoded within one genomic window of Aerococcus viridans:
- a CDS encoding IS1380 family transposase, translated as MTSLHKNQVKFNSNLTISHTGGRLSSDSGLVLVKEVMNTFDFSHVAKQWLHIKDKLVYFTHDNLAILEQLIMQLIAGYSADSSANLLRQDPVFQAVLGKKELASQSSISRFLDRFTEENMDQLQALNQSLIDKARLIRNDTELIIDVDSTHSDTFGRQEQTDYNAHYQTYGYHPLVAFDGLTGDFLKAELRSGNQYTSKGVKAFIDPLLHHYKSTLPHTEILVRGDSGFATPEVYESCEATESQYVIRLKSNRRLSQLAEHSVLYGDNKKWEDREIQYFSLPYQAQSWSKPRRVCIRSIREAGELLFHHAFIVTNLSDNVSPEVIFSLYGKRGTMENFIKEAKSGFYFDKTDSPRFLENHVRMMISVLAYNLVNFLKTIGFEQVNRGMTIHSIRLTLLKVAGKLVKTGRQVYLKLSSYHVYQTEFYKVFERLRRSRQWI; from the coding sequence ATGACTAGCTTACACAAAAACCAGGTAAAATTCAATTCAAATTTGACTATTTCACATACAGGTGGTCGCTTATCGAGTGATTCGGGTTTGGTCTTAGTTAAAGAGGTGATGAATACCTTCGACTTTTCACACGTAGCTAAACAGTGGCTCCATATTAAAGACAAACTTGTTTACTTCACACATGATAACTTAGCGATATTAGAACAACTCATTATGCAGTTAATTGCTGGGTACTCGGCAGACTCATCAGCTAATCTATTAAGACAGGATCCAGTCTTTCAAGCTGTACTCGGTAAAAAAGAGTTGGCCTCACAATCGTCAATCTCTCGGTTTTTAGATCGTTTCACCGAGGAGAACATGGATCAACTCCAAGCATTAAATCAGTCGCTGATTGATAAAGCGCGTTTGATTCGCAATGACACCGAGTTAATCATTGATGTCGATTCCACACATTCGGATACCTTTGGACGCCAAGAACAAACAGATTATAATGCCCATTATCAAACCTACGGCTATCACCCATTAGTTGCATTTGACGGATTGACCGGAGATTTCCTAAAAGCTGAACTGCGTTCAGGCAATCAGTACACGTCTAAAGGGGTAAAAGCCTTTATCGACCCGCTGTTACACCACTACAAGAGCACGTTACCTCATACCGAGATATTGGTTCGGGGTGACAGCGGCTTCGCCACACCAGAGGTGTATGAATCTTGTGAAGCAACTGAAAGCCAGTACGTTATCCGATTAAAGAGCAATCGGAGGTTAAGTCAGTTAGCTGAACACTCTGTTCTTTATGGGGATAATAAAAAATGGGAAGACCGAGAAATACAGTATTTTTCACTCCCTTATCAAGCACAATCCTGGTCAAAACCCCGTCGCGTTTGTATTCGATCAATCCGTGAAGCAGGAGAGCTTCTTTTTCACCACGCATTCATTGTGACGAATCTATCCGATAATGTCTCGCCTGAAGTCATATTCTCTCTTTACGGCAAGCGTGGAACAATGGAAAATTTCATCAAAGAAGCGAAATCAGGCTTTTATTTTGACAAAACAGATAGTCCGCGTTTCCTGGAAAATCATGTCAGAATGATGATCAGTGTCCTGGCTTACAACCTCGTCAATTTTTTAAAGACCATTGGATTTGAACAAGTCAATCGGGGGATGACGATTCATTCTATACGATTGACATTGCTTAAAGTTGCCGGAAAACTCGTTAAAACAGGTAGACAAGTCTATCTCAAACTGTCGAGTTATCATGTGTATCAAACTGAATTTTATAAGGTTTTTGAACGCCTACGGCGATCTAGGCAATGGATTTAG